The following DNA comes from Candidatus Effluviviaceae Genus I sp..
TCGCGCATCTCGAAGTACCCCCGGCGCGCGAGCGCCGCGTAGAGCGCCGGCGCCGCGTGGGCCTTCGACAGCACGAACCGGTCGCGGTCCTCCCAGGTCGGCCGCTCGGGCCTGATCCGGAGCACCTGCCAGTAGAGCGCGACGAGGATGTCGGCGCACGACAGCGACCCGCCGACGTGCCCGGAGCCCGCCTCGAGGACCATCGTGAGGACGTCGCGCCGCACGATCTTCGCAATCTCCCTGAGCTCGCTGGACGTGGGACTCATGCGCGACTCCTACTTGAAGTGAAGGGCCATGAGGCCTGTGGCCGGGTCCTGCCGCCGCTCGGCCGCGATGTCGGTCTTGAGGACGGCGATCTCGTTCGTGACGTTGACCTTCCCCTTCGAGAGATGACCGGCCACGGTCTCCTTGCTCTCGCGCGCGAGCACGGCGTGAAGGTGGAACACGACGTCGCCGTCCTGCGCGAGGACATTGCCCGTGAGCGAGACGAGCTCGAGCGGCTCGGGAAAGAGCGCGGTGTGATACTGCTCCTGCCGCAGGAAGAAACTGAGCTCGCTCTGCTTGAGCATCCCGATGCCGGACACCACGATGCCTGTCTTGAGGCCGGACTTGAGGCACGCTTCGCGAAGCGACGCGAAGAGGTCCTCGTCCTGGTAGAGACGCACCATCAGCACGCTGCCGCTGTCACGGAACTCCATGCCGCCTCCCTGTCCCCCGCCGCGCTCGGTCACTCCGACGCCCGCTCCACCGCCTCGACGATCTTCGCGTACCCCGTGCACCTGCAGAGGTTCCCGGCGATGGCCTCGACGATCTCCTCGCGGCTCGGCCGCGCCTTGTCGCGGAGGAGCGCGTACGCCGACATGATCATGCCCGGCGTGCAGAACCCGCACTGGACGGCGCCCGTCTCGACGAACGCGCGCTGGATGCGGTGAAGCTCGCCAGCCTCCGAGAGCCCCTCGATGGTGAGCACGTTGCGGCCTTCGCACTGCGCCGCGAACACGATGCACGAGTTCACGGGCCGCCCGTCGAGAAGCGCCGTGCACGCACCGCACTCGCCGCGGCCGCAGCCGACCTTGGTGCCGGTCAGGCCGAGCGGCCCGCGGAGAAGCTCGACGAGGGTCGTGGTCGGACCGACCTCGGCCGTCCGCGCGGCGCCGTTGACCGTGAGCGTGAGCTTCACCGCGCCCCCACCGCCCGCTCCACATCGGCGAGCGACCGACCGATCTCGATGGGCTTCCCGACCGCGCGCATCGCGTTCTCGGTGTCCTTAAGCCCGCTCCCCGTCATGAGCACGACGACCGTCTCGTCGCGCGAGACCTGCCCCTCGCGCACGGCCTTCGCAAGCCCGGCGAACGCCGTCACGCCAGC
Coding sequences within:
- a CDS encoding DUF296 domain-containing protein — protein: MEFRDSGSVLMVRLYQDEDLFASLREACLKSGLKTGIVVSGIGMLKQSELSFFLRQEQYHTALFPEPLELVSLTGNVLAQDGDVVFHLHAVLARESKETVAGHLSKGKVNVTNEIAVLKTDIAAERRQDPATGLMALHFK
- a CDS encoding (2Fe-2S)-binding protein; this encodes MKLTLTVNGAARTAEVGPTTTLVELLRGPLGLTGTKVGCGRGECGACTALLDGRPVNSCIVFAAQCEGRNVLTIEGLSEAGELHRIQRAFVETGAVQCGFCTPGMIMSAYALLRDKARPSREEIVEAIAGNLCRCTGYAKIVEAVERASE